The Pseudomonas sp. IB20 region AAAAAACCGGTCACAAGGACCGGTTTTTTAATGCTGAAAAAACTTATGCACGTTTTTAGCGATTTTATGAGCTTAAGAAATATGTAAGTAAATCAGCTTGTTATGAATAAAAAAGGCCGATTTTCCAACAAACCGTACACAGGTTATCCACAGAAGCTCAAATCGCCGGCGTCTCGACAACAACAGGCTCCGGAGGCAATGAACCCATGGCCCGTTGCTGTGCTTCGTTCCACGCTGCGGCGCGGTCATTCAAGGCCGCAATGGCGCGCGGCCCTTCGCCTTCTACGTACATCGGCTCGCCAATCACTACGGTGATAGTGCCTTCGCGTTTAGCCCAGCCAGTCTTCGGCCAGAACTTGCCGGCGTTATGCGCAATTGGCAACACCGGCAGGTTGGCGTTGACCGCCAAGGCGGTGCCGCCCCGCGAAAATTTACCCACGGTGCCGTAAGGCACTCGCGTGCCTTCCGGGAAGATCAGCACCCAAACGCCATCCTTGAGCAGCTCATCGCCTTTCTTGGCTACGTGCTTAAGCGCCGCCTTGGGGTTGTCACGGTCGATGGCGATCGGTCGCAACATCGCCATGGCCCAGCCGAAGAACGGCACGTACAGCAGTTCACGCTTGAGCACTTGGCTCAGCGGCGAGAAGTACGCCGAGAGGAAAAAGGTTTCCCAGGTGCTCTGGTGGTTCGACAGAATCACGCAGGGCTGGTCCGGGACGTTTTCAGCGCCTTTAATCTCGTAGCGAATGCCCAAAAACACCTTGGACAACCACAACGCACAGCGGCACCAATAGACGTTGATAAAGCGATAGCGCGCCTTGAACGGCAGGAACGGCGCAATAAAAAAGCTCAGGGTGCACCAGAGAAGCGAACTGGTGCCCAGCAGCAGGTAAAAGAAAAAGGTTCTGATGGCCTGCAAGATCGACATGGCGGCATTTACCGTTGCGGGACACGGCCCGCCTGTTAAAAGCGCACTCCCGAACAATCCTTGGTCAGGAAGTCGAGGGCGGCTAGTTGTTGATAAGTTCTGCGGCAACCGCCGCCAGATCGTCAAAAATCAAAGTGCCTACCGGCAGGTTTTTCGCCTGGGTCTTTTCG contains the following coding sequences:
- a CDS encoding lysophospholipid acyltransferase family protein, which gives rise to MSILQAIRTFFFYLLLGTSSLLWCTLSFFIAPFLPFKARYRFINVYWCRCALWLSKVFLGIRYEIKGAENVPDQPCVILSNHQSTWETFFLSAYFSPLSQVLKRELLYVPFFGWAMAMLRPIAIDRDNPKAALKHVAKKGDELLKDGVWVLIFPEGTRVPYGTVGKFSRGGTALAVNANLPVLPIAHNAGKFWPKTGWAKREGTITVVIGEPMYVEGEGPRAIAALNDRAAAWNEAQQRAMGSLPPEPVVVETPAI